The Vitis vinifera cultivar Pinot Noir 40024 chromosome 7, ASM3070453v1 genomic interval GTTTTGTTGTGAGAATTCTTAATTTGTGAGCTGTAGTGGGACTTATGTTACCACAAATAGATATGAAAGCAAATGTATGATTCAAAGCCGATGTTAAAgattacaaattaatttatcatacTCCTAAATATGATATCAAACCTAGATATGTTGACAATATTCCGAGTAACCCCTCAATTTGGAGTTCCACCTGAAGAAGCAAGGGTTACGGTAGATGCTAAATCTTCTATTGGTACATTggaaaaattaattcaatagtTGATTAAgataatgatgataatgataaaagtattttaaatcaatttatacggtctttaaattttttaataattaattataaaaaatgataatgacataataataataataataataattccattGCATTGAAACAAACAACtctttataactttttttcttataagaattcaaaaaaatatcaatcattttcctattttatataACTTACTAGGATGgcatacaaaatattaatttttctataatatgtaaataatatatacatactTGTTATCATAATTTTGggccataaattattttatataattttattgtaagaaaatataaaaataatgattgaatattTATAACCTCTAATTACATCAATTTTATGAAGTtgtacaaaattattaattagtaATTTTGGTCTTGTTAATTATGTTGCTTATGACTAAGTAcaattttagtttataaaaaatatttttttatatggcttccaattacataaattttaatatttattaattaaaatttgagcCATTGtgtaataatgtaaaataattgaaaaattataataattacaGAAAGATAAAAATTGTATTATGGTATACCTTTGGGTTATACAATAGAATTAGAATTAGTAATTATTTGTATACCTTCCAATAAAGGAATTGTTAATAGTTTTGTTGGTATAAAGATAATTACAAATCATCTATATAACTTttgatataagataaataaaaattttaataataaaaatatgtttacatatttttagaaataagagcttatgcaaaaataaaacTACATACATTTCTAAATATGATTGAATGTTTTATGTAAGCAAAAAcattaagaaagagaaaattgacTATGGAGTTGGTAGAGATACTcattgtacaaaaaaaaaagatgagaacACATAGAACACCATAggttaaaaaaatggaaaatattttttttccttttttttttttgtttttggaataGTGACAACCATGAAAAgcaactttctttttttgttctatGAAAACAAAGcctttaaaaatatgaagaacataaaaaataaaaacatttttttattaaatgtgtttttggtttttaaaaatagaaaatagtttttgaaaaaaccaACTAAACAGACCCTAAGGTTCACGTGAATTAACTTTTTTCTAAATCATTTTAAGCTGattaaattctcttgtaatttatgtaaattaaagaaatattcattttcataaaagtttttattttaacttgtgTGActaattatttcatctttaataaattttttagaatataaatattatttttgaaattgatgGCTTTGATTTTACTTTCGATTTCTAACCGACAACAAAATGTTTTTCGAAAAGGGTTTTAAtacaaaagtaaataaaatattacttctaataaaacctttttaaaaaaaaaacttatatatttgtttggtgtttaataacaattttatgatatcatatttgagttaaaattaaaaaaagaaaaaaaaaagtaaagaaaacataatccccatttgcattaatttcttaaaagcaaaaaaactcaTCTTTAAGTTTAATTAAAGCCTGTttggatatttttattaaaaaaatttatgatttaaaatgaaatttaatgtGAAAATCAATACTACTCATAGaaactttatttttagttatataaaaaattattgtatattatataaaacttttaccatattaatattgatttttaataattatgatttttatttcgGTCTTTGACTTTtatccaaattcaaaaataaaaaattatctcaaatAAATCCTTAATCCTAAAAGTCAAAAGTATTGTTACTTAcctcttttaaaattataaattaggaCTCTTATTGCTGACGTCAAAAATAAGAAGCTACCAAATCTTGTCATAATCCACATCAAAGCCACATCATTTTCTATAATCTTGtggaaaattcttaaaaaatgtaTCTTTCAATCTTGCCAACTTTATTTGACCGGTGGATTTCAGAAACAACGTGCAGAGGCAAAGCCATAAAAGTCACATTAAGTAGCCGAGCATGTACATCGACCTACCCACAAGCCCCTCATCAATGTTGTGGCCCTACTCTTTTCACCTtctttcaattttccaaaatcatAAGCCCTGCCCATATCATAtagtaaatatatttgttttaatgttCTTTAGATTCCAGCATTCATTCATTTATCTGTACCTTCTGGACATTATCAGAGGGCCCATATGATTTCCTTgcagaaaatattttcttatcttattattattatttaaatatttgatgaCATGTAATGTAATTTCTTTACATGCTTATTTCTAAAAGTATGCTTGTGAAATTGTTCAAATCATGTAcgataaaccaacttaataacttataGCAGtttaatatcttaatttaaattattaaataaattaaatattttttataaaataatttaatgatttaaaataaaaaatatctttaaataataaagtaaaaataattattttattcttaaatctatatttttatttttattttattttccactttgtTCTAATTACCTCTGCAATCTTTTTTGCTTCTTCATGACCTTCACCGTTACTCaatcttttttatcttaattataatttatgagaataaatatgtcaatttaatgatataaaataagttttaagttagttttatcaaacaatcttaatacttaaagtgaaaattaaataataagttttaaataaataatttaagtataatttaacttaaaatctttttaaataattaaataataaatattaaattttaccaaacaatcGATTACTTTTCAAGTatatttaagtattatttaacacaactttttatttgtttttttaacaaaaaactaaaacctaaattttaattgttaaacAGTGCTTTTGATTGAAACTTATGATTTCTTTGAAAGTCAATTCAAatttaggttttatttatttatttatttatgaaaaaagtaaagTTGAGATGTTATTAGAAATGAACATATGTAAAGAGATGTCtcataatttaaattgtatgtagatttctttgaaattatttggagaATTCCTTAATTAAAAGGTATAATGATATGTTCAATGGGACTTTAATTAACACAGGACAAATTTGAATGAGCACAAAATTAAGATCAAGTCATCATAAGTAGTTATAGTAGTGTACCCAACATTAAGCTCTAGTGTTGATTGAATTAATAGTGGTAAGCTCTTCTAAATTTTCTTAGGAAATATGTATGACAAGAGTGTTAAATAAATGGATGTAGAACGaagtaaaattaatttcttaaacTTATTAAGTAttgggtgaaaaaaaaaaaacttatttatttattttataatagagggatgaaatttattataatttattacatAACAATATCCTCaagatatttaaatttattcttttttcttaataaagatTTTATTCACGCcccaaataattataatatgaataatgcattatattatatcaaacaCATAGACTATGTTTGACCTTGAAAGTTTAAGGAcggtgaggaaaagaaaatccaaaagaaaaaagtgaagaaaaatgattttttttttatattctactttaaattcattttatttatttaatttttttatataaaaattaaataatttagaaatttataagtttcttactaattttaattatttttaataaaatcaaaagaaaatcatttttttagggttaattttattcacttttctttaggttttgactaaatataagtttgaaatttaaaaaaaaaaagagaaaaaaaactttcCTTATTTTGAGTGAAATGGAATGtgagtaaaaattaaaaacgacTATAATAAAGAAGGTTTTTGATGAAACTTCAAAACCCGAGGggtagttaatgaaattaacttctttcttttttttttaaacatttttttatgtttcctgTAATCCTCACACAAAATTGATTCCTCCAAAACGGAATTAATTTCTGGGTTTACACATATTTCTCATTCCAAACTCAAAAACCCTTTTTAAAGCGTAAAAGTTTTTATAtccatttgattaattttattaactttttttaataaataattcatataaatataaaaaaatattaatttttataaaagctctattttaacataaaaaattatttaaatttaataaaacttttacgTTATACCCTTAAAAaagttttatgattttaatatagATTCACCTAAAGCCAAGAATTGAAACTTATCCAAATAGTCTAATAGAAATGAGCAGTATAGgaaataaaacttttacaatATTCCCCtcaaaaattatgattttaatttagtttccACGTAAAGCCAAAAATCGAAAACTAACCACAAAGGATCTAATGGGAATGAACAGTAAAGGGAATCAAACTGCAAAGGGAATCACCCCATTTCTTTTCATTCCAGTGGAATCTAAGTAACAAGGGCATTAAAGAATTGGGAAACGTTGGGACACCAAGCTGACCTGTCACCACAGCCTCACTCCTTCATGATTCATGCACCACCAAAGTCCAAAGCCAAAATCTGCTAAAATGTACCAGACGACACGTGTCATCCCACTGAATCCAGTAATGCTAAGCCCACCGTTAGTCTCCtcctttttatctttctttcccATTTGTAACCTGTCAAAGTGTGTCCAAATTCATCAGGCTTGGGATTTGGTGAGGCACACAGGGAGAGTCCCAAAAGAATAGCCCACAATCAACCACCCCATTGTCTCCACCCAATCAGATGCCTGTATATATCAATGTCTCTTcataaaagaagggaaaaaatatcTGAATCTTTATAAAGATATATGTGTGTCTAATGTGAATATTGCAATGCAACTGTATGTGGGTGGTTTTTTTATTGCAAGGTTGGGTGGTGGTGACATGCATAGTTGTTAATTAGCTTTTATAATAAATGAgtgaaaagaaagagagaaagcaaCTTTGAGGGAGGGACAGAGAGGGAGGGGAGGTTTGTCATCTCATGCctatctctctttctctctcttaatCAATTGGAGCTCTGATTTtgatccatttttcttttttctttttgcctttCTTTATGGCTTCTTCCACCTCTTTTGCAGCTTCATCTTCATAACAACTCTTCTCTGTCCTTTATCAGCTTTTTGGGATAATATagtaagaagaagaaggagaggaAAGTCAGGAATTTGTCATGGATGGTTCTGTAAAGGTTTCCAAAGAGCTGAAACATGAAACTCAGGCATCCAAAAAAAGGTGGGTGGGTGTggccctttttttcttttttttttggggttttgttttatatgatttttgCTTTGAGGTTTATGGTTTTGTGGGAAGTTTTGGGTGGTTTGAGGCTGTTTCTTTCTGCATTTTATGTTATGTGGCATTTATGggcttcttttcttctttttttttttttttcctgtggGGTTTATAGAAGGGTGGTTCAGAAGACTGTGGTTACAGTGAGGATTGAAGCAAATGTTggaaaacagaagaatgaagggCCGCCATCGGATTTTTGGTCTTGGAGGAAATATGGGCAAAAGCCTATAAAAGGATCTCCTTATCCAAGGTTCAGTTTTAGctttttcttatgaattaatTGCATCTTCTCTCCTTTCTTGGTCTACATGTTCAATTTCTGGCTTTTGGGTTTACACTTTACAGTTTACATATCTCTTGTTGCCTCAAAATTCTGAGTGAAGTAACCCCATTCCCAACTGTTCCATGTGGCCCGTTTGGAAAGTGGTGTAGCATGAATTTTGGGTTCAAtatggattttcttttcttccatttcctcGATTTTCACCAAAGGGTGATGCAAAAGTTTTGCTGGATTTGTACTTCATTTCTTTCCataatctctctctttctccacATCTAGTATtctcactttttctttattgCTTGCCATTATCTTTCAGGGGCTATTATAGGTGCAGCACATCAAAGGGGTGCTCAGCTAAAAAGCAAGTGGAGAGATGCAGAACAGATGCTTCAATGCTTATCATTACTTACACTTCTAGTCATAACCACCCAGGCCCTGATCTCTCAACCACTCCCAACAGCCTAAACCAACCAAAAGACCCCCAAACACAGCCCATTGAAGAAACCCCCACAACCCCAAAAGAAGATCATCAACCACAACAACCCATCACCATGGCCAGTGATGAAGATGCAAGTGAAGATCATTTCCACTACTTCCAATCCACAATCAGCCATGAAGAAGACCCATTTAAAGTGAACCTAGAGAAAACCCATGATTCATTAGGTGTCGTATTTGATGAGCAGCCCCTTGCTTATCCACATCTCATGACCTTCTCAACACCCAAATCAGAAGAAAATGACTTCTTTGATGAGCTTGAAGAACTACCCACATCTTCATCTTTCACAAGCTTCATGAGGAGCGGCTTCAACTTCTTTGATGACAGGATTCTTGTGCTCCCTTCTTGATCCAAGTACCCTTTTTTTGGGACCTTGCAGCCTTGGAAAAAATGTACTCAATATGTGCATATATGTTATACCCACTACTAGTAATCCTTCTATTTAGCATCTTTTTAGTTTCTTTCTCTCATCTGGGTTCACAATCTGAGAAAGTCGCATCACTTTGCCAAGCCTGCCTtccccccccccacccccaaAAAAAAGCCCACCACTTTGGCTTGAGCAAAAGCTAGTGGAGAAGCTATATGTTAAAAGTTGTGTTTCTAGAGATTGGGATTGAATGCTCTTGGCAGATGAGAAACCCACCAAGCCCCATGTAGAAAGTGAGGATAAGTGTATAGGTAAAGGCTTCCTAGTGGTTGTGTCTTCGCTcacataataattaaaaataagatagcACGAGATTCACGAGGTATATAGTTGCACAAAGATGATTTTTCTTATCTGAATTGAATCCTTCTTATTTTTCTGGTTGGAGGGGTTGATGTGGTGGAACTGTGGAAGAAGAGATGGTTTGCTTTTTTGGCTGTTTGTGAAAGCATGATTTGACATGATTTTTTTGGtttgggttgggttgggttcCATGACATCCCCTCTTCCaaaaagttttatggtacttttgtttttggtgttttgagcTGTGTCACAGATTCCCCTCAACAAAAATGCAAAATTCAATATCCACAAAGCATCCTTTTCTGAGTGTTGCATGAGATTCCACTCACAGAATAATGATGCTCTCTCCTTATTATTTCTCTTTATGTTTAAAACTACTTTATTGAATTATTTCTTACAtatgtttttcctttcaaatgTGATCTGTGGCACTCTCCTCAGTAGGATCATCAATACCATgttaagaaagaaagagaaaatgctCATTAGTGTGATGGTAATTTATGAGATTACCATTTAGCATTTAGAACAATGGAATGGCATGAAATTGATACTTTCACATCTTACATATATTATGGGTAATGTAGGagacatttatattttttccaaCTTGTGACCATACGATGGGAAAGTGAGGTCTTGTCTTTGCTCTTTGAAACAATGGGCGCCTCTGGCTGTGTTGGGTACAATTAGATGAACACTAATCGGTGAGTATGGATCCTGGTGGCCAAATTTCCTTGGGAATATTTTGTCCATTTAGGAGAGCTTTAGACTGTCTTTGGTCAACGTTTTCCAACACTTTCTTTTTGGCTTTTAGGATAAAAACACAGTGAAGACATATTTGATTCGAGCATATCCTgatcatttcacttattttttgaattttttataaaaatagttgaatacatataaaaaataaaacattgtagatgaaaattatttttaagaaatatgaaaaaacattagaaatttgttttgaatGCTGTTCCCAAAATCTATTATTTTAAGGactttttactaaaaacatttACAAATAGACCAAATACACCTTCTTTTCAAGAATTGAGCAAATATGAAACTCTGATCAAATTtcagggccaaacaaacaaattcaaaattcaattatttctgACCATTAAAGAAGCTTCGGTACACAACCAAACTGAACTGGAAGCAGAAGAATCCTTGACATAGCTTTTCTTCATTTGCAGAAGTTCAAGATTTACCTGAATCCATTTTCATTTGAATTAAGGAAATCGTTTTAGGACCACAAAAAACCATCCAAGAATTTACTTAGTGTTGATTCTCAGAAACTGCGATTCAAGAGGTAATGTATTACTATATCAGCATGATGGgtgccttttgtttttttgataagcaaattTTTGTTCCCAGACTTGAgcctggaacctcccacaaacccttcCCTTAAAGCACAAAGTCAACATTTGTTCAGAGTCAACCCATTTCTCAAGCTTTAGTTCCAGGAAATCAGTACCAGAGATTAATTTCCTGTGGCCCatagaaataaatatgattCAGCAATTAAATATCAGTCCCATTAACTCTACAAAATTCATTGCAGCAATCACTATGGCAAGTTTCATGCCAAACAAGACTTCACTGATCTGCAGTAGCCACCAGAGGCTTGAGAGCCTTTAGAGGATTCAAGATAACGCCATCTATAAGTCCATACTCCTTGGCTTCTTTTGCGCTCATGAAGAAATCACGATCAGTGTCTTGGTTGATCTTCTCAAGGCTCTGACCGGTGTGGTAGGAGAGATACCCATTCAGATTAGCCTTGTGATGCAGCATTTCATTTGCCTGAGAAGGGATAAAATGATGGCCACTAAtcaggtctttttttttttttttgatgagtaAAGCAACAGTGTATTATAAACAAAAAGTGCCAAAACAGCGCTCCGAAGTACAAGGGTAAAAACGCAAATAAAAGaagtaacaaagaaaaatgcataATACCTTTTAGTATATTTATAGCACACTGCTCATGAAGATAACTCTCCTGTCTTTGTCCAAAGCATTAATTATGTAAATGGTAGATCTACAGTCCTTAACTAAAGCTTTCCTATGCCGACACTCTAAGCAAGTTGCCTATGGATGTATTTCCTTGGATTACTATAAAATTATACATACCCAGAAAAAGGCCAAAGGTGGTTTTAATTGTTTGGTCGTGCTGATTTTTGGTACAGGCTGCCCATTGTCTGTTTGTTAAATTTCCAGTTGTCTAACAGATTGTGACTCCATAGCCATGTCATCGAATAAGAATTGATGAAATCCCTTGGAAATGAGCtatttctatttgttttcaTAGCACATCTCAAGTCACTGGAACTAttgtttattaattatttggCAACTGAAAACAATATTCCAACTTCAAAAATACATTAgacaaattttgaaatgaaaacagttttttgagaaGTTATGCTAAAAACATggtgattttttaaaacaaatttgagaggtttttcAGGTGTTTTTATAGTGTGTTCTGAGAAGAACTAGGCCGGGAACATTGCATTGTACAAGTACAGTGCCTTCAAAGAAAATAGACGTAGAAAACAGTTTCGCATATCTGTTCCTTGAAGTAAcagaaaattgcttttaaaaactgttttcaaaaactgattTAAACATTGTCAAAGAGACCCTAAATCTCTATCACTACATGAAACCTAAAAAACAATCCTCCAATATACACAACTAATAAtgaatctcaaattttaaaaataatcctgTACATCCATCAGTATATAAAGGGTTAATTTCCCTATGGGACAAAGACATCATAATGTATCTGCTGTATTAGATAAGGTACATCAACATGTAATCGACAGAAACAAATGGTGGAATGAAAGCAAGAGAGAAACAACACACCTGAATATCTATGTCAGTTTGCCCACCTTGAGCTCCACCGAGAGGCTGATGGATCATGATCCTTGAGTTTGGCAAGCTATATCTTTTTCCTTCAGTTAAGAGGGAGGTGACAGACACATGTCAAAGCACACCAAAAAGCATATGCCACGAAGTGGAACTCCAAACCACTAACAACAAAAGCCTAGGAAATTACTTACCCTTGGTGCCACAGCTAAGCAGGAATGCTCCCATGCTGttcatggaaaataaaaaaaaataaaaaaaagcaaatCAATCACTAAGAGAAAATCTTGGTTTAACCTCTAATACTAAAGCCACAATAAAGACCCATCAGCAACCACATAGTTTAAGCAAGAATATTTGACCAATGCATCAATTAGCAGACCAGAAATAGTTTTAGATTGCAATAAGCATAAAATCTATTTGAAGTCATCAAATCGTACATAGAATTATACTTACTGAAAAAAGTCCCAATTATAAGAAATCAACTAAATTGACACTTCCATAAAGACATTTGAGATTAGCAGACTGCATCAACTCACAAACCAATAATTAGGAGTGACAATTGGGTCATGTCATGTCAGGGGAAAAAATCATGAAAGTTAGTTAACTCAAACATGATCTGTTCAATAGTTATATCAGATTTCTTTCACATGAACATGACATGTTTATTATATGGGTAACACAACACAACACAACCCAtgtaacccatttaataaatcGGTAGAATTGGGTTGGCCTGatgtatattaaattaacatgaaaATTACATAATCATTTAACCCAAATATGATTATGGCACACCTAACACAATTAAGACTTGGTTAActcatttaaaacattaaatttacATGAATTGTAAATCAgcctatttttcaaaatgatttgccaaatttttttttttgataagtaaaagagaagaaattgtATTGAAAAGAGACGCTAAAATGGCGACTCAAAAAGATACAGCATAGGAATACCCCCCTCCCCGGCTGGGACAAAAAAAGCCTTCAAAAGTGGAGGGGCCAAAAAAACCACCTTCATCGAGTTGAGAACCTGCCCAATCAATGAAACCTACTAAAGACGGaggaccatcttttatgaacaattttgtctctgaccaaagaaaataaataaaagaactcTTAAGTCTTTGAATGGACAACACATCATCTTCAAATGCAATTTTGTTCCTTACCTTccaaccgtccaaaaaatacataaagggCCTGCTCTCCaaacttcctttctcttttttcccacaaaagacccATTCCAACCCAAGAGCATCATTTTAACAGAGGCTGGCGGTGCCCACTGCACCCTGAAGAGAGTGAAAAACAACGCCCAAAGAGTCCTTATCTTGGCACAGTGAAGGAGGATATGATCTATCGATTCCTCATGCATTTGGCAAAGGTAGCATCTATTTGCTAAAGGCCATCCTCTTTTTTGAAGTTGGTCCAAAGGGCCTTCCTGCAAGTTgcttcccacccaaaaaaactcactttgggCTGCACACATGATTTCCAAATGACATTCAATGGGAAAAAGGCTGATGGTCCAGATTCTAGGGCTTTGTAGAGAGACTTAACTGAGAACCTCCCACATTTAATCTCTATCCAAAGCACCCTATTTTCCACATCCCACTAAACACTCTTCCCATTAAGACCCAATAAAAAACTGTGCACCtcatccatctcccaatcattgaagggtTTAGAGCAATGCGGGCTCCAACTCCCCCCTCCCTTAGTGAAACTCCACACATCTTTTACCCAGACATCCTTGGACATAGCTAAAGCAAACAAAGTAGGAAAAGCAACACAAAAAGGTGAATATCCACACcatctatccttccaaaatctcaccctctGACCATTGCCCACCACAAAGGAGAGTCTACTGCTTACAACATGCCACTCCCTCCTAATTGCTTACCACAACCCCACGCCATATCCACCCCTCACTTCCTTGGAGCACCAACTCCTTTGCTCCTCCCCACACTTTTCCTTAATCAGTTGATTCCACAAGACCCCTCTCTCATTTGCAAACctccaactccatttgcacaaaAGCGCCTTATTAAGAGAAGAAAGACACTTCACCCCCAAACCCCCTTTTCTTTTGTCTAAGCAAACAAGCACCCATCTTACAAGATGAGGTTTCTGCTCAAGAGCCCCAccaccccacaaaaaatctctcCGAATCTGCTCCAACCTCAATCTGACCGTCCTAGGCAAAGTAAGCACATACATGAAATAAATGGGCAAACTAGACGAAGTACTCTGGATCAAAGTGAGCCTCCCTCATTATCGACAACTATGTAAATAAATGGGTCATATGTGAGTCGATCCATAATCGTTTTAACACAACACGATAAATTAAATGTGTCAAAATGGCTCATATTCAGTTTCAAGGCTTCAACTTGAACAtaacatgtttaataaataggttCAGTGGGTAGACATGAACACGATTAACCACAACCTAAACCCACTAATTTCATGTCACTTTCGAGTTGTATTCACAAGTTGTGTCAAAAATTGCCACCTCCACTAGTAATAGAAGAGCAATGCACCTAACACTCAACTTCCAACTATTCAGGGTGTGTTTACAAAATGCTTCACCAATGATTCTATTAGTGATCATATCTTCTACTAAATCAAATCTGTCTGCACTTAATACTTCCACTCAGAATCCCTGCTTTGCATTTGCCCCTAGAGCAACCATTTGAACAATTCTTACCATTTGCCCCACAAAAAGAAGCTAAGAAGCAAGAGTGCTTCATTATCTTAAGATCAAGAGCCTAACTCTGGAGAAAGATCTGAACTACTGCTCTCAAG includes:
- the LOC100262306 gene encoding probable WRKY transcription factor 35 isoform X2; this encodes MDGSVKVSKELKHETQASKKRVVQKTVVTVRIEANVGKQKNEGPPSDFWSWRKYGQKPIKGSPYPRGYYRCSTSKGCSAKKQVERCRTDASMLIITYTSSHNHPGPDLSTTPNSLNQPKDPQTQPIEETPTTPKEDHQPQQPITMASDEDASEDHFHYFQSTISHEEDPFKVNLEKTHDSLGVVFDEQPLAYPHLMTFSTPKSEENDFFDELEELPTSSSFTSFMRSGFNFFDDRILVLPS
- the LOC100262306 gene encoding probable WRKY transcription factor 65 isoform X1, which codes for MDGSVKVSKELKHETQASKKRRVVQKTVVTVRIEANVGKQKNEGPPSDFWSWRKYGQKPIKGSPYPRGYYRCSTSKGCSAKKQVERCRTDASMLIITYTSSHNHPGPDLSTTPNSLNQPKDPQTQPIEETPTTPKEDHQPQQPITMASDEDASEDHFHYFQSTISHEEDPFKVNLEKTHDSLGVVFDEQPLAYPHLMTFSTPKSEENDFFDELEELPTSSSFTSFMRSGFNFFDDRILVLPS